A genomic region of Christiangramia sp. OXR-203 contains the following coding sequences:
- a CDS encoding OmpA family protein: MKNYYIFFLSIFICSLGMQAQSGKQKKADRLYKDFAYLKATEVYKDLIEDDYNVTYNSNRLGDAYMMLRSPENAVFYYGDVIEDTTISPEYYYKYAQALRGVKRYDESRTFLKRYLETGRDSDGIQTMLNKDEYKSMATYKLQPADFNSEVSDFGVFEMDGTVYFVSARAQDVDVKEKTYSWNGEPFLDIYVMDSETGNIMPIQGDINTKLHDGPAVVSPDGSTIYFTRNNYFRNKEGKRDKDKTNHLKLYSATSTNGTWMDVKELPFNSNEYSIGHPSLSRDGKTLYFTSDMPNGNGGTDIYKVAINEDNTYGSVENLGAPVNTEFDETFPFMDTDGTLYFSSNGHAGLGLFDIFRLEEGSETVENLGETINSSLDDFAYFQVEDSKEGYISSNREGDNDNIFVFNKMNPLVVAGTVSDAINGNPISSATVRIMDENGEELAFLETNEEGYYETEIDRNLEFPVEAKEIRYETFKGIIDTRESDEINTLKYDIQLNPVKDVEYLAEIDNIYFDFDKSNIRPDAAQELDKLVALMKDEYPELVIAIGSHTDRRGTDAYNEKLAERRAKSTFDYLVANGIAEDRIQEYKGYGENKPAIDCDRCSEKDHQLNRRSMFSVVEMKESK, encoded by the coding sequence ATGAAAAACTACTACATATTTTTCCTTTCTATCTTTATCTGTTCCCTTGGGATGCAGGCTCAAAGTGGGAAACAAAAAAAAGCAGACAGGCTATACAAAGACTTCGCTTATCTTAAAGCTACTGAAGTTTACAAGGATCTAATTGAAGATGATTATAACGTCACTTATAATTCAAATCGTTTGGGTGATGCATATATGATGCTAAGAAGTCCTGAAAATGCAGTATTTTATTACGGAGATGTTATTGAAGACACGACTATATCTCCAGAATATTACTATAAGTATGCACAGGCTCTTCGCGGAGTTAAGCGATATGATGAGTCCAGAACTTTCTTAAAACGATACCTGGAAACAGGAAGAGATTCTGATGGAATACAAACCATGCTGAATAAGGATGAATATAAAAGCATGGCGACTTATAAACTTCAGCCAGCAGATTTCAATTCTGAAGTTAGTGATTTTGGAGTATTCGAGATGGATGGAACTGTCTATTTTGTTTCCGCCAGAGCTCAGGATGTAGACGTAAAAGAGAAAACGTATAGCTGGAATGGGGAACCATTTCTGGATATTTATGTGATGGATTCAGAAACAGGGAACATTATGCCTATTCAGGGTGATATTAATACCAAACTTCACGATGGTCCAGCAGTAGTTTCTCCAGATGGCAGTACTATATATTTTACCAGAAATAATTACTTCAGAAATAAGGAAGGAAAAAGAGATAAGGATAAAACGAATCACTTAAAATTGTATTCAGCTACCAGCACCAATGGTACATGGATGGACGTAAAGGAATTACCTTTTAATAGCAATGAATATTCCATTGGTCACCCTTCCTTGTCTAGAGATGGCAAAACACTTTATTTTACTTCAGATATGCCCAATGGAAATGGAGGAACAGATATCTATAAAGTAGCGATCAATGAAGACAACACATATGGCTCTGTAGAAAATCTTGGAGCGCCCGTAAATACAGAATTTGATGAGACCTTTCCGTTTATGGATACTGATGGTACTCTTTACTTCTCTTCTAATGGACATGCCGGCTTAGGTTTATTCGATATCTTCAGATTAGAAGAAGGAAGTGAAACTGTAGAGAATCTTGGAGAGACCATTAATAGTAGTCTTGATGACTTCGCTTATTTCCAGGTGGAAGATTCTAAAGAAGGTTATATTTCAAGTAACCGGGAAGGAGATAATGATAATATTTTCGTTTTTAACAAGATGAATCCTTTAGTGGTTGCAGGAACAGTATCTGATGCTATAAATGGAAATCCAATAAGTTCTGCAACAGTTAGGATCATGGATGAAAATGGTGAGGAACTTGCATTTCTTGAAACAAATGAAGAAGGTTATTACGAGACTGAAATTGACCGAAATCTAGAGTTTCCAGTTGAAGCAAAAGAGATTAGATACGAAACTTTTAAAGGAATTATAGATACCAGAGAGAGTGATGAAATTAATACTCTGAAATATGATATTCAGCTAAACCCAGTTAAGGACGTTGAATATCTGGCTGAAATTGACAATATATATTTTGACTTCGACAAATCGAATATAAGGCCAGATGCAGCACAAGAGCTGGATAAACTTGTAGCCTTAATGAAGGATGAGTATCCAGAACTCGTAATAGCAATTGGTTCTCATACAGACCGTAGAGGAACAGATGCGTATAACGAAAAACTGGCCGAACGTAGAGCTAAATCAACCTTCGACTACCTGGTTGCTAATGGCATAGCTGAAGATAGAATTCAGGAATACAAAGGCTATGGTGAGAATAAACCGGCCATAGATTGCGACAGATGTTCAGAAAAAGATCATCAACTAAACAGACGATCTATGTTTAGTGTTGTTGAAATGAAAGAATCTAAATAA
- a CDS encoding type IX secretion system membrane protein PorP/SprF, whose translation MKKVYLIILMLFVAAPGFSQQLPQFTQYMYNTVSINPAYAGSRDGFSITALNRNQWVGVDGAPVTQTLSINSPLRNDKIGLGLSVINDKIGDENTTFVYGDFSYRVDLSADVSLRLGLKAGAYYYGLDDPTIGTDPFFADDFNRWTPNFGAGAYLSAQNWYVGLSAPKLINKDNNELDEFRALEQVHYYLTAGYVFDLSDNLKLRPSTLVKATQGAPLSVDMTATAILNEKFYLGANYRIDDAIGAFLDVQLFPGFRAGYAYEYSISDIQPYTSGSHEFILIYEFRFENTRYKSPRFF comes from the coding sequence ATGAAAAAAGTTTATCTAATTATATTAATGCTATTTGTTGCGGCCCCAGGATTTTCGCAGCAGCTCCCTCAGTTTACTCAATACATGTATAACACGGTTTCTATCAACCCTGCTTATGCAGGTAGTAGAGATGGGTTCTCGATTACTGCACTTAACCGAAACCAATGGGTTGGTGTAGATGGAGCACCGGTAACGCAAACGCTCTCTATTAACTCGCCGTTGCGAAATGACAAGATCGGTTTAGGATTATCGGTTATCAATGATAAGATTGGTGATGAAAATACCACTTTTGTTTATGGTGACTTCTCTTATAGGGTAGACCTAAGTGCAGATGTGTCCTTAAGACTGGGACTTAAGGCTGGAGCGTATTACTATGGTCTGGATGATCCTACTATTGGAACAGATCCATTTTTTGCAGATGACTTCAATAGATGGACACCAAACTTTGGAGCGGGTGCATATCTTTCAGCACAGAACTGGTATGTTGGTTTATCTGCTCCAAAACTGATCAATAAGGATAACAATGAACTTGACGAGTTTCGTGCACTCGAACAAGTGCATTATTACTTAACAGCTGGTTATGTGTTTGATCTAAGCGATAACCTGAAACTACGTCCTTCCACTCTGGTGAAGGCCACTCAGGGAGCACCGCTTTCAGTAGACATGACCGCTACGGCTATATTAAATGAGAAGTTTTACCTGGGAGCAAATTATAGAATAGATGATGCCATTGGTGCTTTTCTGGATGTGCAGTTGTTTCCAGGCTTCAGAGCAGGTTATGCGTATGAATATTCAATTTCAGATATTCAGCCATATACTTCAGGATCTCATGAATTCATTCTTATTTACGAATTCAGATTTGAAAATACCAGATACAAATCTCCACGTTTCTTCTAA